The Pseudomonas nunensis genome includes the window TCTTCACTGCTGATGTTGCGGTTGACGTCGAAAAAGCGTGCCTGGACTTCCACCTCTGAAACAGCTGGTTTCAAGTAATAATCCAGCGCCCGTTGCGCCGCAGCGGTGCCTTTTGGCGAAGTGAAGGTGGTGTCGAACTGGGTGTCGGCCGTGTCGTGGCTGGGGATGGTCATGATGATTGCAAACTCCGTGATAGATTCAGATCCGTGATTCCCATCCTAGTACGTACTGTATTTGTGACCAGAGTTTTAATACTACAATTTGTGTTTTGTTGGCCGGAGGCGCCCACGTATCGTGCCGCACATGGATAAATGGATTGAATTGGTCAAGGCCAAAATGAGTGAACTCAAAATCACTCAAATAGAACTCGGAGAGCGCCTCGGGATGTCCCAGGGCGGCGTCGGCCACTGG containing:
- a CDS encoding DUF6124 family protein translates to MTIPSHDTADTQFDTTFTSPKGTAAAQRALDYYLKPAVSEVEVQARFFDVNRNISSEEALVHASDLLRCAAATAQESADNLQGANRALAFSVVHMIDMAQAMVDRSLDGDQHD